A genome region from Pygocentrus nattereri isolate fPygNat1 chromosome 10, fPygNat1.pri, whole genome shotgun sequence includes the following:
- the ganc gene encoding neutral alpha-glucosidase C — MADIVKEKSVSGGSVESVVPGDEGEEKFKSTHHILFYKRQRAKHGLRYCASLDTLALTERGASLEVFEAKSKERLLLQIWAVQNGTVRVAIDELQPIKPRYKVVDVLVGEPRCEQLRIEWRRAGCVSLTWGPGQHQVRVSASPFCLEVVCEEEVIVTLNPKGRLCFETLQDPPRPYSSLHEDEEDPLGLWQENFKQFRDIKANGPSSVGIDLSLHGFTNVYGLPEHADSLRLKDTSGSEPYRLYNLDVFGYKINRRLGLYGSVPLLVAHKPDRTLGVFWLNASETLVDLQYSNHEEGDNGPTVKWSRLSPETNVSWVSESGQIDCFLLLGPSPAQVFSQYAQLTGYQALPPLFSLGYHQCRWSYDDEEDVKSVDAGFDLHAIPYDVIWLDIDHTERKRYFTWDSKLFPNPIDMQLHLQRKKRKLVVINDPHIKADPHWPFFFAARDGHHFVNDRDGNVYYGTCWPGNSCYLDFSSSRTRSWYASQFSFDKYKGSTESLFVWNDMNEPSVFNGPEQTMPKDAVHCGGWEHRDLHNLYGFFQHMATVEGLITRSGGLERPFVLSRSFFAGSQRMGAIWTGDNIATWEYLKISIPMLLSLSITGIHFSGADVGGFWQDPDPELLVRWYQAGALQPFFRGHSAKQTKRREPWLFGDTVTSAVRSAIQQRYYLLPYWYTLFHLAHTSALPPTRPLWVEFPKETETFIMDNQYMIGSALLACPVTDPGVTEVKVFLPGSDELWYNVSSGEQHRGGGTLTLPVTLETVPLFQRGGTVVSRRTGCGSCTAELQLHPFTLTVALASEGNAEGMLYLDDGHSFNYRDKKQFSLRTFTLWSGRLTSSCAAEEGNFISDGKLESVVILGQKKVNKQPTVNSAAGKTTVKFQFEPEQAMLKLTDLNLGIHTDWEIII, encoded by the exons ATGGCGGACATTGTTAAAGAGAAAAGCGTTTCAGGAGGTTCAGTTGAAAG CGTCGTGCCAGGCGACGAGGGTGAAGAAAAGTTTAAGAGCACTCACCACATCTTGTTTTACAA GCGACAGAGGGCCAAACATGGGTTGCGGTATTGTGCCTCTCTGGATACTTTAGCTCTGACAGAAAGAGGAGCGAGTTTGGAAGTCTTTGAAGCAAAGTCTAAG GAACGTCTGCTTCTACAAATATGGGCAGTTCAAAATGGAACTGTGAGAGTTGCTATTGATGAGCTGCAGCCTATCAAACCCCGCTATAAGGTTGTTGATGTTTTGGTTGGTGAACCAAGATGTGAGCA GTTGAGGATTGAATGGAGGAGAGCAGGCTGTGTATCTCTGACCTGGGGTCCAGGACAGCACCAGGTCCGGGTCTCTGCTTCTCCTTTCTGCCTAGAGGTTGTCTGTGAGGAAGAAGTGATTGTCACACTCAATCCAAAAGGTAGACTTTGCTTTGAGACACTACAGGATCCACCCAG GCCATACTCAAGTTTACATGAG GATGAGGAAGATCCCTTAGGGCTGTGGCAAGAGAACTTCAAACAGTTTCGGGACATCAAGGCAAATG GTCCTAGTTCAGTGGGTATTGACCTTAGCCTGCATGGTTTCACCAATGTATATGGTCTTCCTGAGCATGCTGATTCTCTCCGGTTGAAGGACACCAG TGGCAGTGAGCCATATCGTTTATACAACCTGGATGTATTTGGGTATAAGATAAACAGGAGGCTGGGGCTTTATGGCTCTGTTCCTCTTCTGGTAGCTCACAAGCCAGACAGAACGCTTGGCGTATTTTGGCTAAACGCCTCTGAGACTCTGGTTGATCTCCAGTATTCAAACCATGAGGAG GGAGATAATGGTCCAACAGTGAAATGGAGCAGGCTCAGTCCTGAAACTAATGTGAGCTGGGTGTCGGAGAGTGGACAAATTGATTGCTTCTTACTGCTGGGACCCTCACCAGCCCAAGTGTTCTCCCAGTATGCTCAACTTACAG GATACCAAGCATTGccccctcttttttctttggGCTATCATCAATGTCGCTGGAGctatgatgatgaggaggatgTGAAATCTGTGGATGCTGGCTTCGACCTCCATGCCATCCCTTATGATGTGATCTGGCTAGACATAGATCACACTGAGCGCAAACGCTATTTCACGTGGGACTCCAAGCTCTTCCCCAACCCAATAGACATGCAGCTCCACctgcagagaaagaaaaggaag TTGGTGGTAATCAATGATCCCCATATCAAAGCTGATCCTCATTGGCCTTTCTTCTTTGCGGCCAGAGATGGTCACCATTTTGTGAATGACAGAGATGGCAATGTTTACTATGGAACATGCTGGCCAG GTAATTCCTGCTACTTGGACTTCAGTAGTTCAAGGACAAGGTCGTGGTATGCCAGCCAGTTTTCATTTGACAAGTACAAA GGATCTACAGAGTCGTTGTTTGTGTGGAACGACATGAACGAACCCTCAGTCTTCAATGGTCCTGAGCAGACAATGCCTAAAGACGCTGTACACTGTGGAGGCTGGGAGCACCGAGATCTGCACAACCTCTACGGCTTCTTTCAG CACATGGCTACTGTTGAGGGTTTAATCACTCGCTCTGGTGGACTGGAGAGGCCATTCGTCCTTTCCCGCTCCTTCTTTGCTGGGTCTCAAAGAATGg GTGCAATATGGACAGGAGACAATATTGCCACCTGGGAGTATCTGAAGATCTCAATCCCCATGCTTCTGTCATTGAGTATCACTGGAATACACTTTAGTGGTG ctGATGTAGGGGGCTTTTGGCAGGATCCTGACCCTGAATTATTGGTGCGCTGGTACCAGGCAGGGGCTCTGCAGCCCTTCTTTAGAGGTCACTCAGCTAAACAGACAAAGAGGCGGGAGCCATGGCTGTTTGGGGACACAGTCACTTCAGCAGTGCGATCAGCAATCCAGCAGAGATACTATTTACTGCCCTATTGGTATACTCTCTTTCACCTGGCCCATACCTCAGCCTTACCGCCCACCAG ACCTttgtgggtggaattccccaAGGAGACAGAAACCTTCATTATGGACAACCAGTACATGATTG GCAGTGCTCTCCTTGCCTGCCCTGTAACTGACCCAGGTGTCACGGAGGTCAAGGTTTTTCTGCCAGGATCAGATGAG TTGTGGTATAATGTAAGCAGTGGTGAGCAACACAGAGGAGGTGGGACTCTCACTCTTCCTGTGACTTTAGAGACG GTGCCTTTGTTCCAGCGGGGAGGAACAGTGGTATCCAGGAGAACTGGCTGTGGCTCTTGCACAGCTGAACTCCAGCTGCATCCCTTTACCCTCACTGTAGCCCTGGCCTCAGAG GGCAATGCTGAAGGTATGCTGTACCTAGATGATGGTCACTCCTTCAACTACAGGGACAAAAAGCAATTCAGCCTACGGACTTTCACGCTGTGGTCTGGCAGACTTACTAGCAG CTGTGCAGCTGAAGAAGGCAATTTCATCTCAGATGGCAAACTGGAGTCTGTGGTCATTCTGGGGCAAAAGAAAGTTAACAAGCAACCTACTGTAAACTCAG CTGCAGGGAAGACCACTGTCAAGTTTCAGTTTGAACCAGAGCAAGCTATGCTGAAGCTAACTGATTTGAACCTGGGTATACACACAGACTGGGAAATCATAATATAG